A window from Leptospira stimsonii encodes these proteins:
- the speE gene encoding polyamine aminopropyltransferase has protein sequence MELWLDEALELKNGRALKIKVKEFLHSRTTPFQKIDVFESVGFGRMFTLDGVVMMTEADEFAYHEMIVHVPMMSHPNPEKVLVIGGGDGGTVREVLKHPSVKEVHLCEIDKGVIDVCYEYFPEIANAMKDPRVKHAYEDGAKYVKDYQNYFDCIMVDSSDPVGPAEVLFKRPFYETMANCLKEGGICTTQGESFYYHGPIIRELFNFIPEIFNHCGYYFTVVPTYPSGIIGFTYCSKGPDPYTVVPDPKRVPQGLKYYSAEMHKAAFVLPQFAQKHIVRK, from the coding sequence ATGGAACTCTGGTTAGACGAAGCATTAGAACTTAAAAACGGACGCGCACTCAAGATCAAGGTTAAGGAGTTCCTCCATTCCAGGACGACTCCTTTTCAAAAGATCGACGTATTTGAATCGGTAGGTTTCGGAAGAATGTTCACTCTCGACGGAGTGGTCATGATGACCGAAGCCGACGAATTCGCGTATCACGAGATGATCGTTCACGTTCCTATGATGAGCCACCCGAACCCGGAAAAAGTTCTGGTGATCGGAGGAGGGGACGGAGGAACCGTTCGTGAGGTTCTCAAACATCCTTCCGTAAAAGAAGTTCATCTTTGCGAAATCGACAAGGGTGTGATCGACGTTTGTTACGAATACTTTCCCGAAATCGCGAATGCGATGAAGGATCCTCGCGTGAAACACGCCTACGAAGACGGCGCAAAATACGTGAAAGACTATCAGAATTACTTCGATTGTATCATGGTGGATTCTTCCGATCCGGTCGGTCCGGCGGAAGTGCTTTTCAAAAGACCTTTCTACGAAACGATGGCGAACTGCTTAAAAGAAGGCGGGATCTGCACAACGCAAGGGGAAAGTTTTTACTATCACGGTCCGATCATTCGTGAGTTGTTCAATTTCATTCCGGAAATTTTCAATCACTGTGGTTATTACTTCACCGTGGTACCGACGTATCCTTCCGGGATCATCGGGTTTACGTATTGTTCCAAAGGTCCGGATCCTTATACGGTGGTTCCCGATCCTAAGAGAGTTCCACAAGGATTGAAGTATTATTCCGCCGAAATGCATAAGGCGGCATTTGTGCTTCCACAGTTTGCTCAGAAACATATCGTTCGCAAATAA
- a CDS encoding S-adenosylmethionine decarboxylase, producing the protein MSLKTRETQKLVTRFSYLRNSLEIQTTDSGETYLYTREPIPAGEVVAVWGGKAVHKNELPGLSGLSTPHRVHQDFYLVSPLHDDGIDSIYLIRQKEDANCGYQGDITLVALRDIAAGEEVTFHPAMNSPELALSSGKNADDFRTRFHKHFPTYIQSQIDANEELKVHPAFVDGAWGLLTSIDLESCDPGLIRDADAIKRYVEELCELIEMKRFGETIVVHFGEDERVAGYSMLQLIETSCISAHFANDTNTSYIDIFSCKCYDPKVASEFTRKFFQGGAMRLTVTNRF; encoded by the coding sequence ATGAGTCTGAAAACCAGAGAAACACAAAAATTAGTGACCCGTTTTTCTTATCTCAGAAATTCTCTTGAGATTCAAACCACCGATTCAGGAGAAACGTACCTCTACACAAGAGAACCGATTCCTGCCGGCGAAGTCGTAGCCGTTTGGGGAGGGAAGGCTGTTCATAAGAATGAATTGCCTGGTCTTTCCGGGTTGTCTACTCCGCACAGAGTGCATCAGGATTTTTATCTGGTGTCTCCTCTGCACGACGATGGAATCGATTCTATCTATCTCATTCGTCAAAAAGAAGACGCGAACTGCGGTTACCAAGGTGATATCACTCTGGTAGCTCTCAGAGATATCGCCGCCGGAGAAGAAGTTACCTTCCACCCTGCGATGAATTCTCCGGAGTTGGCTCTTTCTTCCGGAAAGAATGCGGATGACTTTAGAACTCGATTTCATAAACATTTTCCGACTTATATTCAATCTCAGATCGATGCAAACGAAGAATTGAAAGTGCACCCTGCCTTCGTAGACGGCGCTTGGGGACTTTTGACGTCGATCGACTTAGAATCCTGTGACCCTGGTCTCATCCGTGACGCGGACGCGATCAAACGTTATGTGGAAGAACTCTGCGAACTGATCGAAATGAAACGTTTCGGTGAAACCATCGTGGTTCACTTCGGTGAAGACGAAAGAGTCGCCGGATATTCCATGCTTCAATTGATCGAGACTTCTTGTATTTCGGCGCATTTTGCAAACGATACCAATACTTCTTACATTGATATCTTCTCTTGCAAATGTTACGATCCGAAGGTGGCTTCCGAGTTTACCCGTAAATTTTTCCAGGGCGGCGCGATGAGACTCACCGTGACCAACCGCTTCTAA